Below is a window of Desulfurococcus amylolyticus Z-533 DNA.
AAGAACTCAACGAATATCTTCTCGTTCTCAAGTACTATGTTTTTAAGAGCCTCGGGTAGATTGGTTTTAGCAACGCTAGTGAGCTCACTGTATACTATATGTATGATTCTCTTAACCTTACTCGGGTATCCAAGGTCTATTTTCTCGAGTATCTCTATTTTAACCGCGGGTAAGGGGGTTGCTTCGAGTAGAGAGAAGTATTTCACCCCGATACCCTGGATGAAAGGCTGGTTCCTGTGTTCATAATGGGGATCAGAGGGGTTTCCAAGCTCAAGGTAATCTAGAACATAGAGCGCCGGCTCATGCCTTTCATCCCAGCGTCTCTCCCCATGCCTCTTATATCTAAAATTGTGATCACGGTGTGACAATACAATCCCCTTTAAGCAGGTTTGATGTAGGTGAGGATTAGGAAGGGGCTACACCAGTGCAATAATTGCTTAGGGTGGCCAGTATCTCTTCTAAGACGCCTTGCTCTGGAGTCTTCTCTTCGAGCTCCATAAGGTATCTTAACTCATCTATCGAGGAGGGACAGATATTCATTAACATTACAATGGTTTCATCTTTCAAGCCTTTGGAAGCTAGTAGCTCGTGGAGTTCCCCTGCTTTCTCCGGGGGTATTTTATGATGGGTTTTAAGGTATTCTAAGACCCTTGAAAGCAGAAGGGGTACTGTTCCGGTTTCCTCCTTTATCTTCTCCACTATATTTCTGAGAATCAGGTATGCCTCACTATTTGACAACTGTTTCTCCTCTATTGCTTTTAATACTATGGTATTCGACAATACTGGTCACCACCATATAGTTATAAGCACTAGGAATATTAATGTTTACGGGTCAGGCTTGCTGTGCCTGAGGGATGTTTAAGGGTCTCATGTGCTCTGGCCTTATAAACAATATCTTCTCCTTATCCCCCATCATCACTTTAACAATATAGGCTCTTCCACGTTTTCCAAGTACTACACCGGTTTTTCCATGGAACCTCCTATACGGCATTCCCCTGTATACTGATGGATTGATAACTATGTGTACCTTCTCCCCCTCTTTATACTCTCTTAGCACTAGGCTTAGAGGCGGTATCGACCCCTTCTCCCTGACATTCTTCTTGAAGAGCTTCCTGGTTCTATGCCTATACCCCTTTGGTGCTTTAACCATCTTTTCCACCTTTCATACTGCAGGCTTAAGCATCCATTGGACACGCTATATCTAAAATCCCCTGTAACCAGCTTATAAAGTTATTTATCCCATGTCTTCTCAATATAAAGTACATCTAGTTCTAATGGATAAGCAGGCGTCCCCAGTATCTCACTGAAACAAGGGGTAGTACGTCCATTGTCGCAGTGCACTAGTTCCTTAACATATAAGCCGCCATCGCAATATATTAATGCCTCGAAAACCCGTGAGGAGATACTGATAACTTCGATGCGGTATACCCGTTTAATCCTCTCACGATCCTTTTTCCTCCTTAGTATCCTCGTTGGTGTTCTTTGTTTAACACTTCTCTCCTTGAAGAAGCTTGAGAGCTTTTCGAGATCCCCTTCAGATACTGGCTTCTCGGTGAGGACTGCTACCCTATATATCTTCCTTCTCTTTCTGGATCCCTCCTTAATAGACTCAATATCCCTTCTAGTTGCGGCCCCTATTACCGAGACCTTGATAAATTGATCATCCAGTATATAGTTTAACAAGTCTAGATCGACATTCCTGAACCCGGGTTCTTTAACCTCTATTACTAAGGGTCTCCCGGAACCAAGCATTCTAGCATCCACGTCTTCCCGTCCAGCTGCATGAATTTTAATGTCTCGCGCATCGAAGAGTCTTGCTATACTATCCCTTATAAAGTCCTGTATGCTCTCAGGGTATTTCCTGGATCCATTGCTTGTGAACCATGGTACATGGGATATTCTACGCCCTCTCTTGAAATATATCGCCTTTAACAGTATTGGGTTTACCTGCGTCTGTATTGAGTAATCGAAGTCCTTATTTACATCCACTATTACTACTACATCCGGCTTATCAAAGTCAGGTGGTATATTTGTTAGTTGAGTCACTCTCTTACCTATCTCGCGTTTCAACTCGTTTTTCAATGACTCACTTGACTCCAATCCCGCCAACACGTGTACATCCAGCTCCTTCTTAACTACCTCGCTATCCAGTTTTACACCTATGATGAATGAGGACGCATTCAACTCGCTTAGTTTCACTGCTACTCTCCTAGCTATTTCATCAATATAATCGCTGGATACCCTGTGGAGACATATATAGCATGGATTAACGGAGATCTCTCTGTCAGTTATTTTTCTATATAGCCTTGTAACGGGATCCCCCGTGTTTGATGCTATTTTACCGATATACTCGGCATCAATGATTTCACTAGTGTAGTCTGCGTATAGCTTCATCGCTAGTAGAGTCTTGATAGCCCTTCCTCTTTCCTCGTTGGATAACTCGATCCCTTTCTTTGCGAAGACCCGGCCTAGACATCTATCGCAGAGAGGGTATTCTGAGAGAATTTTTGCAGCTGTCTCAATGATGCTGCAGTGTTCTCCACATCTATTTTGTTGAGGGGTCTCCATGATCATCAATCCTTCTTATCCCTAGCTTCCACCAGGCTCCTCTTCTAGTTTAAGATCCTCGGGTTTGATACCAAGTTTCTTTAATATATCTCTTCTACGTAGTTGCTTACTCAGCTTCTTCATTAGCTCGTATTGTTTAAGTAATTCCCTTACATCATCGATTTCGACGCCGGCTCCATAAGCTATCCTCTTGATCCTGGATTTATCTATGATATCCGGGTTCTCGAGTTCCTCGTAGGTCATAGAATTTATTGCGGCAAGCCACTTGCTCAGCTTCACCTCTAGTTGTTTTGGATCCACCTCGAGCGGTAGCTTTACCCCTAGACCCGGTATCATCTGCATTATCTTGGCAAGGGGGCCCATTTTTCTTAGGCTTACTAGTTGCTTGTAGACTAGCCTCATGTTTATTTTTCCCTCGATGAGTCTTTTAGCATCCTCCTCCGTGAAGTCTAGTTGTAGCCTCCTCACTTTCTCAACAAGGCTCTCTATATCTCCAAGCCCCAGTATTCTCGAGACGAATCTAGGTGGGTTGAATACTTCTAATTCATCTATTTTTTCTCCGGTTCCAATAAATTTCACCATGGCACTGGTTGCCGCTACTGCTGATAACGCGCCTCCACCTTTAGCCGTTCCATCAAGCTTCGTGACTATTATAGAGCCTATTGGGGTGGTTTCATGGAACTTCTTGGCTATATTATGAGCCTGCTGCCCTATGGATGCATCTATGACGAGTATTACTTCATCTGGTTTAACCTGCTCACTTATCTTCCTCATTTCATCTAAGAGGTCTTCCTCCTTGTGGTGTCTTCCAGCGGTATCTATTATTATAATATCTGTTCTCCTTTCAATGAAGAAGGAGACTCCTTTCACTGCTATTGAGACAGCATTATTATTATCTGGCTCACCATAAACCGGTACGCCTATCTGTTCACCTAGTTGTTTAAGCTGTGTATATGCTGCAGGCCTGAAGGTGTCTGCCGCTACTAGTCCCACCTTATAGCCCTCTAGCTTATAGAAGTATGCTAGTTTAGCGGCCGTTGTAGTTTTACCAGAACCCTGTAAGCCGACGAGCATTATAACCCACGGCTTCTTCAACGGCTTTATAGAGGGTTTTTTATCACCACCTAGGAGCCTGGTTAATTCCTCATAGACTATTGTTATAAACCATTCTCTCCTACTAATACCTGGAGGAGGCTCTGATTTAAGGGCTCTCTCCTTTATCCTGTTAGTGATCTCCACCGCTAGCTTCAAATTAACATCGGCTCTTACGAGTTCCTTCTGCAGCTCCCTTATAAACTCCTCCACGGATTTCTCGTAGTCCCCTCCCTTCAGAAACCTTGTTAAAGCACTCCTGATATTGTCAAACACCATAAGCAACACCCATCCTCAAAAATAGGGATCTCAACCAGGGTTTTAACCGTATACAGATTGCTCCAGGATCAGGGAGTAATGGAAGGTGCGGGGGGTGGGATTTGAACCCACGCAGGCCTACGCCAGCGGATCTCTCCCTGGGCTCGTCTTGAGTCCGCCCCCTTTGGCCAAGCTCGGGCACCCCCGCACTGATTCATAATTAATGATTCCCGGGAGTATTAAATCCTTAGGCTGAGGGTCAAGATATATAAACAAGCGGTGGGTTAAGGTTAATAAAGCCTGATTGCATGAATGAGGGGTAGGTGATTAAGAATATGCCTATACGCCCAGCCAGGTGCTACACGCATTTCAGCGGACCACCATATACGAGGAAAGAGTATATTCCAGGCGTCCCCCAGCCGAAGATAACTAAGTTTGAGATGGGTAATCCAAAACTGGACTATGATTACGAGCTTGCACTAGTCGTCGAGGAGGCAGGGCAGATAAGGCATAACGCGTTAGAGGCAGCCCGTGTAATGGCTTTAAAGAAGCTCAGCGTTGATGCCGGCGAGAACAACTTTTACCTTAAAGTCAAACCATATCCTCACCACGTTATCAGGGAAAACAAGATGATGGCCTTTGCTGGTGCAGACCGTCTACAGGATGGCATGAGGCTCTCATTTGGTAAACCCATCGGGACAGCTGCACGAGTAAGCCCAGGGCAGGAGGTAATAGTGATAAGGGTGAAGGCGGAGCATGCTAAGATAGGTAAGGAAGCATTAAAAATAGCTGCGTCGAAGCTTCCGTTACCGACGAGAGTAATTGTTAAACCATTGAAGCCAGGTCTTCCACCACTATAGCTAAGCCCTAAGCGTGTTCTCTTCTACAGGACCTGGGAACTAGGTTATCCTTATATTTGGAAACTCTTGTTTTTCCAGGTAGAATAATATTAAGTCTTCCACATTGGTATAATGGGATTAAAAGGCGTGTTATTCATGGAGGACCTATGTAGCCTCTATGATATCGAGCTCGATGTATTATATAGGCTTGTTGAGAAAGGCGTGAAAAGGGTTCTTCTTCACGCGCCAGACGGCTTTAAGCCTTTATATAAATGCGTCGCCGGTGTTTTCGAAGGAAGAGGTATTGAAATATTCTTTTCCTCGAGCCCTGGATATGGAGCATGCGATGTCCCTGTGGAGGAGGCTGAGGCCCTCGGGGTCGACGTCCTTATTCACCTGGGGCATCTAGAGTATTTTAACCATGGGTTTAAGCCTGGTGTAAGCATTGTTTACGTACCCGTCTATGCCCGTCCAATGATTAGTGAGGGGGTGCTTGGAGAGCTGACTAGTTACCTCAGATCACGGGGGATTATAGGTGTTTCCATCTCCTCAACAATTGTAGAGGAGAAAATAAGAAGGATTATTGTGGAACACCTCAGCTCAAATGGGTTTAGGATTCATGAGGTACACAGCCCTCTACTGGGTTGCCTCTATACACATGTAGCATCACTGGATGACAAAGTCGATGCTCACCTCGTGATAGCCGGTGGGATATTCCATCCCCTAGGTCTTGCACTGGTTTCCAGGAAGCCTGTAGTAGTCTTAGATCCCTACAGGGGTAGGGTGTGGTCAGCTAGTGAGGAGGCTCAGAAGACCCTTAGGAAGAGGCTGCTGAAGATCTACGAGGCTAAGATAAGCGGTGTTAGGGTTGGACTTATCATTGGGTCTAGGCCGGGCCAGTATCGTCCCTGGCTTATTGAGAAACTTGAGAGGGAAGCCTTGGAGAAAGGGTATAGGGTCTACAAGGTTTCCTCAACGTATCTTAGTATTGAGCGATTAATAGCCATAGATAACGCCCTCAATCTCGACATATATGTTGTCACGAGTTGCCCGAGGCTCCCCATAGACGACTTAGATGACTTCTATAAGCCGGTGTTAACCCCTGGCGAATTCCTGATGCTTCTAACAGGCTCGGAGAAATATGTATACCCGTGGTGAGCAATGGGGCTTATTAGGAGTAAGAAGGAGCTAGAGTTGATTCTCTCACGGATCAACTGGTACATGCACTCGAAGAAGAGGCTTGAGCAATACCAGACACCGTCAAGCATAGTGGCGCATATGGTTTGGACAGCGTATATGAGGGGCGACGTGAAGGGGTTGACGATAGGTGATTATGGATGTGGCGATGGGAGAATATCTATTGCGTCGATACTGATGGGTGCTCGTAGAGCTATCTGTGTAGATATTGATGAAGATATATTACTATATGGTTTAGGTACAGTATCATCCTTGTTTCCAGGTGCGGCGGGCAGGATTCTCTACGTGGATGCCGACGTGGAGCGTTTAGGACTCAAGAATGTTGACACAGTGTTGATGAACCCTCCTTTTGGCGTGGTCGCTGAAAACAGGGGCTTGGACATAGTCTTCCTTAGGAGGGCTATGGCGACGGCTAGAAGCATATATAGTATACACAAGTATTCTGAGGCATTCATGGATATCGCTAGGGAGGTGGCCGAGGACAACGGGTTTACCCTGGACTCGTATGAGCTACTGGACTTTGAAATACCAATGATGTTTGAGACCCATAGGAGGCGAATATATAGGGTTAAAACAGTATTCATTATCCTGACAAGGGCGTGATTAATTATGCAAGAGATAGTGATGCCTGGCGAACCACTTGCAGTAGAGGAGGAGGCACTGCCTCTCCAAGGTGCATACATTGATGAAAAGGGCTTGATCAGGTCCCAGGTATTCGGGTTAAAGGTCTTCGATAGATATAAGAAGCAAGTATATGTTAGACAAGTGAAAAACATAGAGTTGATTAAGCCGGGAACCATTGTCGAAGCATATGTCGAGGCCGTGACTGATGAGCTGGCTTTTCTAAAGATATATAGTATAGAAGGGCAAAGAGTTGAAGCCTCCGGGATTATACATGTATCGCAGGCATCCAATGAGTTTACACAGAGCCTTCTAGGGGCCATTAGACCAGGTGACTTCGTTAAGGCTAAGGTGCTCAATAATTCTATACCATACCAATTAACCATTAAGGAACCAGGATTAGGCGTTATAGAGGCGTATTGCAGTGTATGTGGCTCCCTGCTCTACAAGAGCAATGATAAATTAGTGTGTAATACATGCGGGAATATTGAGAAACGTAAAACCAGTTTAAACTATATACACGTCTCAAGGTGATCGCTTGCCACTGGTTAAGCGGAGATATAGGATTCCATGTAGAGGCGAGGAATGTTTAAAATTATACGAGCTTGTCAAGGAGAGGGTTCCCTCAATAGAGCATGTTGAGTTCGCGGTAACCAGTAACGGCTTAATAGTAGATGCCTACGGATATGAAACAGACCTGAAAAAACTGTGGATTGAGTTAAAGAATTATTCAAGGATGGCTAAGGGGGTCAGTGGGCCGGGTTTACAAGCATTCAGCATTGACGTGATAGTTAAATTAACCAGGAAGACCTTCCCGCCCGAGGTGCTCGTGAAAATCCTTGAGAAACAAGGGTATAAGGCCAGACTCGAGGATGGCACCATTTACACCAATATAGAGAAGAACAGGATTCTCGAATTAGTTGAGAGAATAAGTGAATTAAACACCGCTATTAGAGGCAGGGTGAAGGGTACAGCAGCAAGGTATTTCATCATAACGGTAACCATTATAACAGGGCTACAGTTAGATGACGCCATAAATCACGCAGTGGAAGCAGGGCTCCTCGGGGTCGACGAGTCAGGCTTATATGTTTTAAAGCATGAGTGGCGGGATGCAGTAGACTTATTTATTAAGAGTTTTAAACAGCAAAACGAATAGGGGTCAAAGGTGTTTTAAATGGAGGTACGTGTTGTATCCAGGAGTGAGAGAGAATTAGTGTTAGAAATATATGATGAAGACCATACACTTGGTAATCTATTAGCGAAGGAGGCGATAAGACATCCCGGTGTAGAATATGCAGCATACAGGGTTCCACACCCTCTTAAAAACATGTTTGAGTTCACGATTATAGTTAAGCCGGGTTATACCGTGGAATCAATACTAAGGGATATAGTAAATGGATTAAAGAACTCGCTCGCTGAGCTTAGAAGGCTTGTAGAGGAGAAGGTAGTTGAGTAGGAAAAGCGAGACACGTATACTTGTCTATGGTGTTACAGAGAGATACGGTGTCTTTGCAACTTATAGGGGAAATTTTTAGAGGAGTTAAAAATA
It encodes the following:
- a CDS encoding DUF655 domain-containing protein: MSHRDHNFRYKRHGERRWDERHEPALYVLDYLELGNPSDPHYEHRNQPFIQGIGVKYFSLLEATPLPAVKIEILEKIDLGYPSKVKRIIHIVYSELTSVAKTNLPEALKNIVLENEKIFVEFFNIAEPVNIRLHALELLPEIGKKTMNQILEERSKKRFESFEDIKKRTRIDPVKALVNRVIKELIGGEKYYLFIKSPEPNTMYLGYLEKLYGELY
- a CDS encoding RNA polymerase Rpb4 family protein translates to MSNTIVLKAIEEKQLSNSEAYLILRNIVEKIKEETGTVPLLLSRVLEYLKTHHKIPPEKAGELHELLASKGLKDETIVMLMNICPSSIDELRYLMELEEKTPEQGVLEEILATLSNYCTGVAPS
- a CDS encoding 50S ribosomal protein L21e; the encoded protein is MVKAPKGYRHRTRKLFKKNVREKGSIPPLSLVLREYKEGEKVHIVINPSVYRGMPYRRFHGKTGVVLGKRGRAYIVKVMMGDKEKILFIRPEHMRPLNIPQAQQA
- a CDS encoding tRNA pseudouridine(54/55) synthase Pus10, translated to MIMETPQQNRCGEHCSIIETAAKILSEYPLCDRCLGRVFAKKGIELSNEERGRAIKTLLAMKLYADYTSEIIDAEYIGKIASNTGDPVTRLYRKITDREISVNPCYICLHRVSSDYIDEIARRVAVKLSELNASSFIIGVKLDSEVVKKELDVHVLAGLESSESLKNELKREIGKRVTQLTNIPPDFDKPDVVVIVDVNKDFDYSIQTQVNPILLKAIYFKRGRRISHVPWFTSNGSRKYPESIQDFIRDSIARLFDARDIKIHAAGREDVDARMLGSGRPLVIEVKEPGFRNVDLDLLNYILDDQFIKVSVIGAATRRDIESIKEGSRKRRKIYRVAVLTEKPVSEGDLEKLSSFFKERSVKQRTPTRILRRKKDRERIKRVYRIEVISISSRVFEALIYCDGGLYVKELVHCDNGRTTPCFSEILGTPAYPLELDVLYIEKTWDK
- a CDS encoding signal recognition particle protein Srp54 translates to MVFDNIRSALTRFLKGGDYEKSVEEFIRELQKELVRADVNLKLAVEITNRIKERALKSEPPPGISRREWFITIVYEELTRLLGGDKKPSIKPLKKPWVIMLVGLQGSGKTTTAAKLAYFYKLEGYKVGLVAADTFRPAAYTQLKQLGEQIGVPVYGEPDNNNAVSIAVKGVSFFIERRTDIIIIDTAGRHHKEEDLLDEMRKISEQVKPDEVILVIDASIGQQAHNIAKKFHETTPIGSIIVTKLDGTAKGGGALSAVAATSAMVKFIGTGEKIDELEVFNPPRFVSRILGLGDIESLVEKVRRLQLDFTEEDAKRLIEGKINMRLVYKQLVSLRKMGPLAKIMQMIPGLGVKLPLEVDPKQLEVKLSKWLAAINSMTYEELENPDIIDKSRIKRIAYGAGVEIDDVRELLKQYELMKKLSKQLRRRDILKKLGIKPEDLKLEEEPGGS
- a CDS encoding 50S ribosomal protein L16, translated to MPIRPARCYTHFSGPPYTRKEYIPGVPQPKITKFEMGNPKLDYDYELALVVEEAGQIRHNALEAARVMALKKLSVDAGENNFYLKVKPYPHHVIRENKMMAFAGADRLQDGMRLSFGKPIGTAARVSPGQEVIVIRVKAEHAKIGKEALKIAASKLPLPTRVIVKPLKPGLPPL
- the dph2 gene encoding diphthamide biosynthesis enzyme Dph2; protein product: MEDLCSLYDIELDVLYRLVEKGVKRVLLHAPDGFKPLYKCVAGVFEGRGIEIFFSSSPGYGACDVPVEEAEALGVDVLIHLGHLEYFNHGFKPGVSIVYVPVYARPMISEGVLGELTSYLRSRGIIGVSISSTIVEEKIRRIIVEHLSSNGFRIHEVHSPLLGCLYTHVASLDDKVDAHLVIAGGIFHPLGLALVSRKPVVVLDPYRGRVWSASEEAQKTLRKRLLKIYEAKISGVRVGLIIGSRPGQYRPWLIEKLEREALEKGYRVYKVSSTYLSIERLIAIDNALNLDIYVVTSCPRLPIDDLDDFYKPVLTPGEFLMLLTGSEKYVYPW
- a CDS encoding METTL5 family protein; this encodes MGLIRSKKELELILSRINWYMHSKKRLEQYQTPSSIVAHMVWTAYMRGDVKGLTIGDYGCGDGRISIASILMGARRAICVDIDEDILLYGLGTVSSLFPGAAGRILYVDADVERLGLKNVDTVLMNPPFGVVAENRGLDIVFLRRAMATARSIYSIHKYSEAFMDIAREVAEDNGFTLDSYELLDFEIPMMFETHRRRIYRVKTVFIILTRA
- a CDS encoding exosome complex RNA-binding protein Csl4, whose product is MQEIVMPGEPLAVEEEALPLQGAYIDEKGLIRSQVFGLKVFDRYKKQVYVRQVKNIELIKPGTIVEAYVEAVTDELAFLKIYSIEGQRVEASGIIHVSQASNEFTQSLLGAIRPGDFVKAKVLNNSIPYQLTIKEPGLGVIEAYCSVCGSLLYKSNDKLVCNTCGNIEKRKTSLNYIHVSR
- a CDS encoding DUF2067 family protein translates to MPLVKRRYRIPCRGEECLKLYELVKERVPSIEHVEFAVTSNGLIVDAYGYETDLKKLWIELKNYSRMAKGVSGPGLQAFSIDVIVKLTRKTFPPEVLVKILEKQGYKARLEDGTIYTNIEKNRILELVERISELNTAIRGRVKGTAARYFIITVTIITGLQLDDAINHAVEAGLLGVDESGLYVLKHEWRDAVDLFIKSFKQQNE
- a CDS encoding DNA-directed RNA polymerase subunit L, yielding MEVRVVSRSERELVLEIYDEDHTLGNLLAKEAIRHPGVEYAAYRVPHPLKNMFEFTIIVKPGYTVESILRDIVNGLKNSLAELRRLVEEKVVE